A single genomic interval of Vulpes vulpes isolate BD-2025 chromosome 3, VulVul3, whole genome shotgun sequence harbors:
- the ZNF597 gene encoding zinc finger protein 597 produces the protein MASALPATGAQGPLLFEDLAVYFSQEECVSLYPAQRSLSRDITLECFKDMALMGGEGKTEIPQQLNLESTGFEELSPENSIAVPLVYYPEKSETGVGDPERKVSGGAPACKKRFRSLLVTIENQTPLLELSQCLGTKALSEILEFPGEEAKNLYKCPECDESFSDNSYLVLHQQTHSGEKKHKCGDCGKIFNHRANLRTHRRIHTGEKPYKCAECGSSFRQHSHLSRHMNVHVKEKPYTCGICGRGFLWLLGLSQHQKIHITKKACECTDCSKYGQKTNIALHEKTHTLATQYDCAQCVKCFGKPSNLILPEQGHEDDSEHCSDCGENMLLFSKFKPLKCPECTMTFLRVSELISHQSIHRGEKPHKCKTCAKSFILDSELACHQKSHTGEEPFKCTMCGKSFKLYMHLIVHQQKHKKTTM, from the exons ATGGCGTCCGCGCTCCCAGCAACCGGGGCCCAG GGGCCATTGCTGTTTGAGGACCTGGCTGTATATTTTTCTCAAGAGGAGTGTGTGAGTCTGTACCCTGCCCAGAGGTCCCTCAGCAGAGACATTACACTGGAGTGTTTCAAGGACATGGCCTTGATGG GAGGGGAAGGCAAGACTGAGATTCCACAGCAGTTAAATCTAGAGTCTACGGGATTTGAAGAACTTTCCCCAGAAAACTCCATCGCTGTGCCCCTTGTCTATTACCCAGAAAAATCTGAAACTGGAGTTGGAGACCCAGAAAGAAAAGTATCAGGTGGAGCTCCTGCTTGCAAGAAGAGGTTTAGAAGCTTATTAGTTACCATTGAAAACCAAACCCCATTACTAGAACTATCTCAATGTTTAGGAACCAAAGCACTTTCTGAAATTCTTGAATTTCCTGGGGAAGAAGCCAAAAATTTGTACAAGTGTCCTGAATGTGATGAAAGCTTCAGTGATAATTCATACCTTGTTTTGCATCAGCAAACTCATTCAGGGgagaaaaaacataaatgtggTGACTGTGGGAAAATTTTCAATCATAGAGCCAACCTGAGGACACACAGGAGAATCCATACTGGCGAGAAGCCTTATAAGTGTGCTGAGTGTGGCAGCAGCTTCCGCCAGCACTCACATTTGTCTCGGCACATGAATGTCCACGTAAAGGAGAAACCCTACACGTGTGGCATTTGTGGGAGAGGTTTTTTGTGGCTCCTAGGATTGTCACAGCATCAGAAAATCCACATTACTAAAAAAGCCTGTGAATGTACTGACTGCAGTAAATATGGTCAGAAAACAAATATTGCTCTGcatgagaaaacacacacattagCCACCCAGTACGACTGCGCTCAGTGTGTGAAGTGCTTTGGGAAGCCCTCGAACCTTATCCTTCCTGAGCAGGGACATGAAGATGACTCTGAACACTGCAGCGACTGTGGGGAAAATATGCTTTTGTTCTCAAAATTCAAACCCTTAAAATGTCCTGAGTGTACGATGACCTTCCTTCGTGTCTCTGAGCTAATTTCCCATCAGAGCATTCATAGAGGGGAAAAACCCCACAAATGCAAAACATGtgcaaaaagttttattttggatTCAGAGCTTGCATGCCACCAGAAGAGCCACACAGGAGAGGAACCTTTTAAATGTACCATGTGTGGGAAAAGTTTCAAGTTGTATATGCATCTCATTGTTCATcagcaaaaacataaaaaaaccaCCATGTAA